From the genome of Clavelina lepadiformis chromosome 2, kaClaLepa1.1, whole genome shotgun sequence:
cccatgacctctgtaatctcgagccaggcttcaatctacagaacccatgacctctgtaactTCAATCTAatgaacccatgacctctgtaatctcgagcCAGGCTTCTGAATTAGAAGCCTGGCTTGCAGGTCATAAATGGATCACTTCCCCGCCTCGCAGGAGGAGGCTAGTCTGGCTAAGCAAAGCGAGACAGTGGAAGTTTCTCACGTTTTTTAATCTTTGGCTTCTTATACCCGGAAGCACTTGTTTGCCACCAGTGAGCAGTGCTTATGTAAAATTAGCGACGTAAAGGCTACTGTACACGCAGTAGTGAGGTAAGaattgttttgcaatcaatgatttacattttttattgatgaacAAGGAGCCACCGATTttaaaggttgggaaccactgtatTAAGCTATACATGTATGTTTTCCTAAATCATAGCCTTCATAGGCTAactcaggggtgggcaaactttttgtactgagggccacatttgaaaaaatgttgcagccggggggccgcacactctcattacaaagtaggaaaatttacccggtgtgtaaataaacgcatatacatattaaaaacaatttttgtatttcacactcagttacgtttaaagctatgcAATCATTATCACAAAAGTTAATGAGACTTGTGCAACTGTTTACAGTTTTTCACGATCTTCTGTAAATTGAGAGCAAGTTTACTGGTAGATATCTTCATAACATCACGCAAGTTGGTGTCTGTCAGCAAAGACCTGTTCTTCGATgtgtttatgtttaaacaagaaaatgcttGTTCGCATATGTATTTGGATCCAAATAGTGCCAAAAACTTAGcagcaaagttttttaagtTTGGAAACAAATCGTCAGACAATGACttgtaaaagtcaggcagtGAATCTGACTTAAACTTCTCTTTCAAGTCATTATTTGCTTGCAAATCCAGCAGTACCACCTGTAAATCCTCAGGACCCGAATAAACTTCTGtagtatttgtattttatgatcaaacaatgcgtgaaaagtgtacggctagttgctgaGAGCATGTtacaatacatgcgcgactgacatgtgtgtttacgcactgagagtgaagagaaaaacacactcgtaaagggaataatattttgtcatgtaacttgtttaattaaaacaataagtgatgagtaggagtttctgcaagtgccggcgggccgtagtttgcccacccctgggcTAACTGATAAGTAGACCTAATTGAATACAACAAAATGCGATAAACGAAAAGGAATCAAGATGTAAAAACGCTTATGGCCCCTAAAATGGTATTTTTGAAGGAGCATGGCCCAATAATGCCGCTCTTTCTACGGTAGTGCGAGAAGAATTACACAGCCTGAcggttttattataaaaatattctgTATGTGTTATGGCGGTTTCATATTTTCTTATATATTACAATATTTGTTTGGTGCAGTTCCAGAGCCCTAACATGTGCAACCTGGTGTGGGCGCAGGTCACGTGTTGTACAATTGCAAATGGGTGCAGATGTGCAGTATCTTGTGGGTGCGATCTCGTGTGGTTGCAATCCCATGGTGATGAAATCAGTGTGTAACGCTAGATGTCATATTGAACAAGTTAAGTGCATAGGattcaaaccactgtaaaataagaactagacaacacatttgcaaattttttataatgtaGTGGTTTCATATGTTACTCACCTgagcaaaatctttacaatccgaTGCCGAAaatgcttgtaatttaaaaaagaatcaaagtgggttgAAAATTTTCACTGTAAAATACAGGCAATCGGAAAAATTTTGCCACTCCAAAAAAATAGTGGCGATAATTTGGAAAGATTTTACTGCCCTGTATGGAAAGCTTACATTTTATCACAAGAACATTTATACCAAAAAAGGTAGGATTTGTGTATTACCATACGCCATGCCAGTAATAGTATTCTAATTATTTTCTGCCACCACTAATCCCTATTCTAATAATTGTAGCCGAGTCTAAGGCCTTTGGCTTCACCTTGGTTATTCATGCAACTGCAAAGAAATTCTACTGCACTTGCAATGTTTATATATCTGTTTCTTGTGACACGGTTTTATGACGCCATGTCAGAAAAGCCGAAACTGATATTATTGCCAGTGGTGTAGCAATATTTGCTCCTTCCCTACACTGGAGATTTCTGACACATCATACAAGCTTTCCATACAGGGCCCTTGTTATGTCGGAATTTTTCATCAATTATTAGGCTTTAGTACTTTTGTGCTATAGTTACTTTTTTACTGACGTTACTAAAAATATGGAACGATGGACTGGAAAAGTAGCTTTAGTGACTGGTGCGTCAGCTGGTATTGGAGTTGCTattgttgaaaaacttgtcGAAAATGGAATGAAAGTAGTTGGTTGTGCTCGAAATTCAGAGAAGTTGAATGATATTGCAACAAGAGTCAACAAAACAGGTCCTGGTGAAATGTATGCTCAAAAGTGCGATTTAAATGATGAAAACgacatattaaaaatatttaagttcatcaaagaaaaatttggcaCAATTCATATTTGTGTGAATAATGCTGGGTTATCTCATCACGCTTCTTTGATGTCTGGAAAGACAGAGGTTTGTCAAGTTCTATAGCATATGTCAGTATGTGTAATAAGCTCAGAAGTAAAAGCCTTTACTTTTcgtatattgtatatattaattattgattTAATGTGTATATTATTTGACAAATGATTGAGATGGTCATTCTGAGTTAGTTGTAACACTTGGCAAATTTCGTAGCATTGGAGGGAAATGGTCAATGTCAATATTCTTGGTTTATGCATTGTAACTCGTGAAGCAACCACTTTGATGAAAGATACTGGTGTTGATGACGGGCATATTATCAACATTAACAGTATGTCTGGACACAGAGTTACCACGCCATTTTATTCggctacaaaatttgctgttaCAGCATTAACTGAAGGTTTGCGGCAAGAGCTACGAGCTGCAAAGAGTCACATCCGGACTACTTCTATTTCTCCTGGACTTGTAGAAACAGAATTTGCATATCggtaataaaagtaaaatgctCATTGCACAGCTTagattaatttatttgtacaTACATTGTTATAAATTGTATCACATACATACAGCCTGATACAGGACAAGCAAGATGCAGCTGATGTAAAAAACTACTTGTTATTTCTACTGTTTTGCATTTAGGATGAACCCTGACAATCCAGAGAGggcaaagaaaatgtatgcaAATTTTCATTGTCTACAAAGCAATGACATTGCTAATGCTGTTCTATTTGCCATCTCTTCCCCATCCCACATGGAAATTAATGACATACACATTAGACCAACTGAGCAAAAGTCATAAGATAAAGCCTCAGGTGTTTGCTCATTTGAAGATgattttgatttacttatagTGTTGGTTAATTCCGTTGTTTTTACAATAATTTCTGGAAACTCTGTGTTTACTTGGCGTAGCGTACATCAATGGATTTTTTTATTGGCCTTAAAATTCATACGGAATAGTTTATATCTAGTGTTACCATTTGAGCTTGTCATCAGAAAAGATCATCGTTTTGATACCTTATGGCTGCACTATGCGTgacatgaaatttttttgtct
Proteins encoded in this window:
- the LOC143445547 gene encoding dehydrogenase/reductase SDR family member 11-like, coding for MERWTGKVALVTGASAGIGVAIVEKLVENGMKVVGCARNSEKLNDIATRVNKTGPGEMYAQKCDLNDENDILKIFKFIKEKFGTIHICVNNAGLSHHASLMSGKTEHWREMVNVNILGLCIVTREATTLMKDTGVDDGHIININSMSGHRVTTPFYSATKFAVTALTEGLRQELRAAKSHIRTTSISPGLVETEFAYRMNPDNPERAKKMYANFHCLQSNDIANAVLFAISSPSHMEINDIHIRPTEQKS